A segment of the Streptomyces sp. NBC_01235 genome:
GGCCGAGAGCCGGCGGTCACGGTGATCGACTTGGCCCTGGGCCACCCGTATCCGGCAGGTGCCGCAGAACCCCTGGCGGCAGGAGAACGGCAGGTCCGGCAGGGCCTCGTGGAGAACATCCAGGGCGGAGCGGTCGTATGGCACGGGCAGAACCCGTCCGGTGTCGCCCAGTTGAAGTTCGAAGGGACGGCCGTCCGTGATCGGGGCCGGGGCGAAACGCTCGAAGTGCAGGGCTGACGCGCGGCTACCACCGAACGCGCGCCGAACGCCGTCGATCATGGGCGCGGGCCCGCAGCAGTACACCGCACCCGCCGCCGGGCTCAAGCTCAAGAGATCGGCTGCTTCGGGCACGCCGGACTCGTCGTCAGGGCGGATGGAGACCCGGCCAGGGGCTGCGGCCGCGAGTTCGGCCAGCTCTGCCGCGAAGGGCATCGAGCCGCGGCTGCGGCCGCCGTGCACGAGCCTCCAGTCCAGCCCGCGTCGGGCGGCTTCCCGGGCCATCGGCAGGATCGGGGTGATTCCGATGCCGCCCGCGATGAGCAGGACGGATGCTTCGGCGGCGAAGGGGAAGGCGTTCCGGGGCCCGGTGACGGCGACCCGCATACCGTCTGCGAGGGCGTCGTGTACCTCGGCCGAACCGCCTTTGCCGTTGGCGATGCGGCGCACCGCGATGCGGTACCGGTACCGGTCGCCAGGGTCGCCGCACAGCGAGTACTGCCGCTTGCGGCCGGAGGGCAGGTGCAGTTCGATGTGGGCGCCGGGCTGCCAGGGCGGGAGTATCGACCCCTCGGGTGCTGCCAGCCGCAGGGAGACGACATCCTCGGCCTCCTGGTGCTTGGTGGCGACCACCAGTTCCCGGATCACGGGCATCTCGGTGGTAGGCGGGCGCCTGGGAGGAGTGCTGCGCCGCGCGAGGCGTGTGACCGCGTTGTCGCTGAAAGCCGCCAACTTCCGCATGAAGGAGTCGCTGCGCGGCCTGCCGTACAGGTCCGGCGGCCGAGTGACGGGTGTGCTGGTGTCCATGGGATGCCTTGCTGCTTGCTGGGTCATTGGGCGGCCGCTCGGGCAGCGGGAGACGCTGCCAGGTAGGCGACGGCCTGCTGGGTCGAGCCTTCCTGGGTCGGGTGGTAGCCGGGGCGGAAGTAGCGCAGCACCGAGCGGGCGAACGAGACCGGCGGGGGCAACAGGTCTTTGCGGGCCGCGGTCAGGTAGTCGCGGAGGCGGACCTTGACCCGGTCGTCGAGTTCGGGGTCGGCGCTCATCAGGAAGCGGACTCCGCGGATCCACAGCCGGGTCAGCACCGGCGCGGTGACGAGCATGCCGACGACTCGGCGGCGGTAACGGGGATCGAGGTGCACCAGCAGGTCGAACGCGACCGAACGGTGTTCGACCTCCTCCGCGCCGTGCCAGCGGAACAGGTCGAGCATCGCGGGGTCCGCGCCGACCCGGTCCAGGTGTCCGTTGTCGAGAATCCAGTGCCCCATGTACGCGGTGAAGTGCTCGAAGGCCGCTATGAGGGCGAGCCGTTGGAGGAGGTGCGCGTGTGCGGCGGCCGGCGTCAGATCCGGCCGGTCTCCGAGCACCCTTCGGAAGATCCATTCGGACTGCAGGGTGTACGGAGCCGGGTCCAGCCCCTTGGCGAGCAGGTGCTCCAGGACCTCCTGGTGCGCCTCGGCGTGCATCGCTTCTTGGCCGATGAAGCCGCGTACGTCCTCGCGCAGCCGGTCATCGGTGATCAGTGGCAGTGCCTGCTCGAAGGTGCGCACGAACCAGCGTTCGAGTTCGGGGAGCATGAGGTGGAGTACATCGAAGGTGTGGGTCGCGAAGGGCTCACCCGGCAGCCAGTGCAGCGGGGTGGTGCCCCAGTCGAAGGTGACGTCCCGGGGTTGCAGCACCAGGTCGTGGTGGTCGATGGGCTCGGACGGACGCTCCCGGTGGGCATGTGCGGCTCGGAACATGACAGGTTCCTCCATCAGCGATGGGTGTGTGCGAAGGGGCGGTCAGGCAGTCGTCCAGTACTGCTGGTCTGTCAGATCGGGTGCGCGGTGTGGTCCGTATTGCGGTGGGAGCCCTCTTCGACGCGGTGGGCGAATTCCGCGATCCGGGACGCGACCTCCTCGGGGTGGCTGAGCTGTACCCAGTGCCCGGCGTCGATCGGGCGCCGTTGTATCCGGCGCGTCCAGTGCTCCACTCCGTACGACAGCACCGGGGTGACGCAGAAGTCGCGGGTGGGAATGATGAGTTGAACCGGGACGGTGGTTGGGCGGTCGCGGGGACGCAGCAGGCGGGGCACCATGTTGGCGCGGTACAGCGCGGTGCCGGACATGGCGTCGCGGGCCAGCGTCGGCGCGGGGTAGGGGGTGTGCCCGGGCACGCCTTGGGAGCCGGTGAGGAAGGCGCGCCAGCGGTGTCCCAGTGCTCTCCAGGTCAGGGCGGGCAGGAGCGGAAGATGGAAGTAGGCGATGTACCAGGACCGTGCGGCCTGCCGCAGCATCTTCGGCAGATCCGGATGCCGCGGCCGGAGGCGGGCACGGATCAGGTGGCCGACGTGGTCCAGGCAGGGTCCGGAGATGGAGGTGAACGAGGCGATCCGCCCGGCCAGGCGGGTGCCGGTGACCGACTCCCAGGAGTGGATCGATCCCCAGTCGTGCCCGACCAGGTGCACCGGGCGGTCGGGGCTCACGGCGTCGAGAACCGCCTCCAGGTCGGCTTCCAGGCGGGACATCCGGTAGGCGCGCAGACCCCTGGGCCGGTGGGAGGCACCGGCTCCCCGCACGTCGAAGGCGGTGACGTGGAAGCGGTCGGCCAGGCGCTCGGCGACCGGGCGCCACACGGCGCTGGTGTCCGGATAGCCATGGACCAGCACCACCGCAGGAGCCGTGGACACTCCCCACTGGTAGGCGGCCAACTCCCCGCCGTCCGCAGCGATCCGGAGGGCGGCCGGGCCGGTCATCGGCCACCACCGGCAGGGGACAGTTCGCCGTAGTTCAGCCCGCCGTGGAAGAAGCTGGGCAGCACCGGCCAGTGCCGCTTGAAGGGGGCCAACTCCGAGGAGGGCAGTATCTGCAGCCAGCGCGGATCGCGCCGGCTGGGGTCGGCGAGGGTCTTCTCCTTGACCATGGAGTCGTACTGGTCGAGAGAGTCCTCCAGGGTGTTGGCGTTGGGCACCACCTCATGGCCGTAGAACGCTGCGTGGCGGCGCACCCCGGGGATGCGGGAGAGGTCGGGCTGCCAGTTGTCGGCCGAGATGCCGTTCTCGGAGGAGACCCACACGCCGTCGGGGGTGTTCAGCACCAGGGAGTGGTTGCCGTCCGTATGGCCGGGGGTCCACAGCAGGCTGACGCCGACACCGAGTTCGACATCGCCGTCGAAGGCGGTGACGCGCTCGTCCGGTACCCCGTCCATGCCTCCGTCGACGTACCAGGCCCACTGCATCGGATGCACCGATTCGAAGGTGCCCAGCTCCCTGCGGTGCACCAACAGCCGGGCGCGCGGGAACAGGGCTTCGCGGGGCGCCCGTTCGCCCGGAATCGTGCTGGTACTTCCCATGATCATGCGCACGTCCTGGACGTGCAGGTGGTCGAAGCTGACGAAGTCCACGTCCTCGGGTCGCAGACCGCAGGAGGGCAGGACGGTGTTCGGGTCCTGGTAGAAGCGGGCGAAGACGTGGTCGGTGAGAAAGTCCCCCGCCAGCCGCTTGAGCTGGGCGTAGAACGGCGCTTGAGCCGTTCCGGCGGCGACGGTCGGCTCCCACACCAGTGTTTTCGGCTCACCGTCGAAACCCTCGAACTGCACGACGAGCATCCGGTTGACGATGCTCACGAACGGGTTGACGGAGAGCGCGGCGCCGTGGAAGCCGAACCGGGTCGGGTACGGGGCGGCGGCGATGTCGAAACTGCGGACGGCGTGGATGCGGCCCTGCTGGATGAACCGCTCACGGTAGGAGGCCGCGGCGCTGCGCACGGCGCGCAGCCGGTCACCGCGGGGCCATACGTCGTGGACACCTTCGAATTCGGGGATGGGACGCGGAGCGGCGGCGTCCTGGGCCTTCTTCGCGCTGGGCGCCGGCTTGGGCGTGGTGGTCACGGGCTCATCCTTCGGGCAGGCGGGCGGTGCGAGTGCGCTGCTCGTAGGCCGCGCGGACCGACCGGTCGGACAGGGCGGCGAGCTGGTCGGGGACAAGGAGGTGATGCAGGGCGTCGCGGGCACGGCCCGGCAGCACTGCGGCCAACCGGGTCAGGGCGGCCACCTGGCGGGGAATGAAGACCTCGAACCGCGGGCGCAGCACGACATCGAGCACCGCGTCGGCCACCTGATCCGTCGTCAGGCGTCGGGTGGGGCCGGTCGCGGTGCCCACGGCCAGATCGGTGTCCACGACGCCGGGCATCACCAGGGACACGTGCACGCCGGTGCCGCGCAGTTCGGCGCGGACGGCTGTGCTGTAGCCGTGGACGGCGTGCTTCGTCGCCGCGTAGGTCGCCTCGCCGGCCGGGGCGACCTTGCTGGCGGCGGAGGCGATGTTGACCACGTGGCCGCGACCGCGTTTCCGCATCCGCGGGATCACGAGTTTCATCCCCCGCAGTACGCCGTGGACGTTGACGTCGAACTGGCGCAGGGCGGCGTCCTCCGGTTCCTCCTCGAAGGGGCCCACCCACATGATTCCGGCGTTGTTGATCAGTACGTCGATCGGCCCCAGCCGGGTCTCGACGGTGCGCAGGAAGTCCTCGAAGGAATGTGTGTCGGTGACGTCGAGAGACAGCCCGAGCAGTCGGCCACCGGAACGTGCGCCGATGGCGCCGGCCGTCTCCATGGCGAGCTCCGCGTCGAGATCACCGATCGCCACGGCGGCTCCGGCCGCGGCGAGCCGGGCTGCGACGGCACGCCCGATTCCGCGGCCCGCCCCGGTGACCGCGATCACTCGGCCGGTCAGCGGTTGCGTGCGGGGGAGCCTGTCGCGGTCTCTTCGGCTGAACGTGTACGGGTCTTTGGGCGGTGCTGCCACGGTCGAGCCCTTCCTTCCCTGCCCTGAACATGAGCGGAACGCTGAGCGGCAAGCGGCCCTCGCGCTTCTGACACGATGACGTGTCAGATGAACTGACAAGCTAGAGTGTCAGTTCGGAGCACACCGGTGTCAACACCTCTGCGAAGGGGAAAAATGACCGGCGCACAGACCGCAGGGCGGCGCTACGGCGGACGTGATGCGACGCAACGACAGCAGGAGCGCCGTACCCGCCTCATCCAGTCGGGCCTCGACCTGTTCGGCACGGCCGGATACGCCTCGGTCTCCGTCAAGCAGGTGTGCTCGCATGCCGGACTGACCGAGCGCTACTTCTACGAGTCGTTCCGCGACCGCGAAGACCTTCTCGCCGGGGTCTACAACGAGCTGATCACTACGATCAGTGCCGAAACCGCTCAGGCCGCAGCCGCCGCCGCACCCGATGTCGACGCCCAACTGCGCGCCGGCCTCGAGGTGTTCATCCGCACACTGGCCGGCGACGCCCGCAAGGCCCGCCTGGTGCTCATCGAGGTCGTAGGCGCCAGCCCCCGCCTCGAAGTACGGCGCCGTGAGGTCCTGCACGAATTCGCCGCCATGGTCGGCGCCGTCGTCGGACCGCTCCCTGGCCCGGAAACCTCCTCCAACCGGCTCACCATGACCGCGATGAGCCTGGTCGGCGGAGTCAACGAACTCCTCGTGGACTGGACACTCGGCCACCAGAACGCCACCGTCGAAGAACTGATCGACCTGTGCCACACCCTGTACATCGCGGCCTACCGAGCCATCAGCGATCAGCCCTGATCACACAGGCCCGGATCCCCTCAGGAGCCTTGCGTACCGGACGGCAGCCCACGGCCCCCGTTCAACGGCCCGGCGCACTCGGCGGCCCTGTTCCGATCGGGCAGGCCGACGAGAAGCATTGCGCAATGAACGCAAGGTGCGGCGCACCTGCTGAATGTCGACTGCCGGACGGGTTGCATATCGATCATCCATCCGGAAGCGACGCCAGGCGATCGGGCTGAGCGGCCGCGAACCATGACGGGCCCGTCGTGTCGGGGGAGCTGCTGAACGGCGGGGGATCACCCGCCGCCTGCGCCACCCCCCGCTGGCGCACCTGCCCCGGGGTCCGGCCCGCGCGGGACCGGCCCTGCCGCGCTATCGCCGGGTGCCGACAAATGCCGAGGCTCGCGCCATGGGCAGCCCAATGGCGATCGGTTACACGCGGCCGATCTCGGCGCACCCCGAACGCCTCAGATGCAGATACGCCGTCGCGGCAGCCACCAGGCGGTAGAAGCCCTCAGCGGCGTCCGGTGAGACGGGCAGGAGCCCGATGTCGGCGACGACGATCATTGGCGGGGCGCAGGTACTCGATTCTGCCGAATGCGTCCACCGCGCGAATACGGACAGTGACTGGGGTCGAGAGACACCGGCACTTAGCGGGAGGCCCGCTCGTGCCCGTCATCCTTTGCCCATGCTCTCGAACGCCAGGCGGGCCTCTTCCGTGCTCCGTGCCAAGGCGGCGGCGACGATCGCCTTCTCGCCCGGGAGGAGTCGGAAGAGGTACGCCTGCGTGACACCGACCCGCTTCCCAGTCGCCTCGGCAGAGGTGCCGTAGTAGCCCTTGAGCGCGAACTCGCGATCGCAGTGCGCGGATGGCGCTCTCACGTCTCTCCTGCCTGCTCATCCGGCGCGTGTCGCCATGCCGGCGGGCACCGGTCAGCTCAACCCGAAGCCGGCCGGTGACGCGGCGCGGGATCAGTTCTGTGCTTGAGCTTGCACATTGGAAACCGATCGGTTTACAGTGACGGGCAAGAGGAAACCGATCGGTTTCCAGGCGAGTTCGGGAGTGCACGATGACGGCAAATCGGCCAGTGGCCCTCGTGACGGGTGCCTCCTCCGGCATCGGCAAGGAAACCGCGCTTGCGCTGGTCGCGGCGGGGTTCGAGGTGGCCGGCACAGGCCGCGACACCTCACGCGTCACCCCGCTCCAGGGTGTGACGTTCCTCGACCTCGACGTGGTCAGTGACAAGTCGGTCACCACCGTGGTCCAGCAGGTGATCGACCGGTTCGGACGGATCGACGTCCTGGTCAACAACGCCGGCATCGGCTCGATCGGCGCGGCCGAGGAGACCTCCCTCGCGCAGGCCCAGAGCGTCTTCGACATCAACGTCTTCGGGGTCATGCGCATGGTGAAGGAGGTCCTGCCGCACATGCGCGCCCAGGGGCGCGGGCGCATCATCAACCTCTCCTCAGTGCAGGGCTTCATCCCCGCCCCCTACATGGCCGTCTACGGTGCGTCCAAGCACGCGATCGAGGGCTACTCCCAGTCCCTGGACCACGAGGTCCGAAAGTACGGCGTCCGCTCGCTGCTCGTCGAACCCGCCTACACCAACACCGGCTTCGAGGCCAACAGCGCCAAGCCCGACACCCCCCTGCAGACCTACGCCGACCAGCGGCACATCTTCGACCGCCTGATGACGGAAGCGATCAAGGACGGCGACGACCCCACCGTCGTCGCCAAGGCGATCGTCACGGCCGCCACCGACACCAAGCCGAAACTGCGCTACGCCGCCGGCCCCATGGCCGGACGCGCACGCATGCTCCGCTTCGTTCCCGCCTGGGTCCTGGACAAGCAGATCCGCACGATGAACAAGCTCACCGGCTGACACCCGCCACCCCACGCACCCCATCGCGCCGCCGAAACCGGGAGAGACCCATGTCCGAGACCCTGCACCCCGCCGCCGCTACCGTCGCGAGATGGCGCTCCGCCGAGGAAAACGGTGACGTCGACGCCGCGGTCGCCTGCCTGAGCCGGGACGTCGTGCTCAACTCGCCGCTCACCGAGCAGTTCCGCTTCGAGGGATCTGACCAGCTGCGTGACTTCCTGACCTCGGCGTTCACGGCGGTCAAGGACGTCCGTTACCACACCCAGACCGGCGAGGGCGACACCTACGCGCTGGTCTACCGGGCGCGGGTGGGGTCCCAGTGGTTCGAGGAGGTGCAGTTGCTGCGGCTCGACGACGAGGCACGGATCAAGGAGATCACGCTCTTCGGGCGTCCGATGCCGGCCCTCACCGCCCTGATGACGACTCTGGGGCCGGAGCTCGCCCGCCAACAGGGCCGCCGGGGCCTCGCGGCACTCATGCGCGCCAGCACCATACCCATCCACGCGATGGTCACCTTCGGGGACCGCAGCATGGTCGCGAAGACCCAGCCGGCAGCCCGGTAGACCTGAGAGCACCAGGTCCACTGGCCGTTTGCCTCGTTCCCCTTCCAGGAGTTGGCGGCAGCCGCGGGCGATGTCCCCGGCGGACAGCTTCAGGTCGCAGGAACGCACGAGGTACCTGCAGTCCAGGTGGGCTCCGGCTCGCCCTGACCACACGGGCGAAGCCGACTCCCGAGAGCGGCTGCTGGAGGCACCGTCCTCCACCGGCCACGGCAAAGTCCGGCCAATCCCCCCAGGCGCCGAGGTGATGCGGCAACTCGCCGCGTTTCCGGCAACTTGATCCAGCAGGAGACGCTCCCATGAAGCGACGTACGTTCCTTACGGCGACCACCGCGTCGCTGGCCGCCACCCCACTCGCCGTCCCCGCCTACGCCTCCGCCTCCCCCTCCGGTTCAACAGCCGGTCACTACGAGGTCGTTGCCCGCTTCTGGGGCGCGATGCCGACGGGTGTCACCGTCTCGCGCCGCGGCCGGGTGTTCGTCAACTTTCCCAGTCGCCGAACTGCGCGGCGGGAAGCCGGTGGCCTACCCCGACGCCGAGGTGAACCTTCAGGACGCCTCCGACCTGGCCGGGCACTTCCAGTCGGTGCAGAGCGTCGTCGTCGACCCGGCCGACCGGCTGTGGATCCTCGACACCGGAAGCCCGGGGTTCGCCGGGTCCTCCTACGGCGGTCCCAAGCTCGTGGCGGTCGACCTGCGCACCGACCGGATCGTACGGAAGATCCTCTTCCCGCCCGAGGTGGTGCCGGCGAACAGCTACCCCAACGACGTGCGCTTCGACCTTCGGCGCGGCGCCGAGGGCATGGCCTTCATCACCGACTCGGGCGGCTCCAACGGCATCATCGTGGTCGACCTCGCCACGGGCCGCTCCTGGCGGCGACTGACCGGGCATCCCTCGGCGCTCCCGGACGCGCAGTTCCTTCCGGTCATCGAGGGCGAGCCCTTCATGGTCCGCCCCGCGGGCGGCGAGCCCACGTACTACGAGACCGGCTCCGACGGCATCGCCCTCAGCGCCGACGGCACGCGCCTCTACTACTGCCCGCTGTCCAGCCGCCGCCTGCACAGCGTGTCCACCGACGCCCTCGCCGACCCGGACGCCACGGACGCCGAGGTGGCGGCGACGGTTGAGGACCTGGGGTTCAAGCCGATGGCCGACGGCCTGGAGAGCGACGACAAGGGGCGGCTCTACGGCGGCGACCTGGAACACAACGCGATCTGGCGCAGGAGCCCGAACGGCACCTACCGCACCCTCGCCCAGGGGCGCGATCTGCTCTGGGTCGACACCCTGTCCGTCGCCTCGGACCGGCACCTGTACGCCATCGCCAACCAGCTCAACCGGCTGTCGCCCTTCCACGAGGGCAAGGATCTGCGCCGCAAGCCCTATCTCCTGGTCCGCCTGCCGATCGACGCCGGGCCGGTCAGGCTCATGTGAACGACCGTCAGCAGATCGACGTCCGCCGCCTGTCCCACCCCTTGGCGACGACATCCGGTCCGGGTTCGGTCGCCGCTTTGCGCACACGGGCAGGCTCCTCGGCTTGAAATGTGGAAACCGATCGGTTTACGATGGCAGTGAAACCGACCGGTTTCATTGGCGCGGAGTCCGGGCGGGGCGCTGAATCCGTACCTCCGGTCCCGGCCGCGGCGGTGTGTGCCGAGATCGAACGTTCCGAGGGTCGCCGCTCCGCAGCGAAGCTGTCCGGCCGTCTCCGGATGCGAGTGTGTTGACCGAGACCGGAGTAATGAGCCATGAGTGGGATTCCCCCCTTCCGCGTACTGCGCGCCAAACCCCTGTGGATCGCCAACGGCGTCATCACAGGCGTCCTCGCGCTGCTGTTCACCGTGTTCTACGTCGGCGCCAACATCGATCCCGTGGACCACATGAAGAATCTGCCCGTCGGTCTGGTCAACGCCGACAAGGGCGCTGCTGTCGGTGGCAAGCAGGTGAACCTGGGGGCACAGATCTCCGAGTCGATCACGAAGTCCACCGTGAGCGGAGACAAGATCGACTGGAAGGTGATGGACGAGAAGGAGATGAAGGAGGAACTCGGCAAGGGCAAGCTGTTCGGCGCGCTCGTCGTTCCCGCCGACTTCACCTCCGCCACCACCGCACTCACCGGCACCGCGACCGCCGGGGCCCCGACCCGTCCGACGCTGACGGTGCTGACCGACCAGTCCGCCGGCAGCGTGGGATCCAGCCTGGCCCGTACGGCAACAACGCAGGCGGCCGAGAACGCCTCGCTCCAGGTGGGCAAGGAGCTCACGTCCCAGGGCAGGACCGGGCAGGCGAAGCTGCCCGCCGCGGCACGCCTCCTCCTGGCCGATCCGGCCGCCATCACGGTCAAGGACGGCCATCCCCTCGACTCACACAGCGGCCTGGGCCTGACGGCGTTCTACTACGCGCTGGTCCTGGTGGTCTGCGGCATGCTCTCCGCCAACGTCATCAGCGGCCAGGTGGACCACGCCCTCGGCTACACCCACAACGACATGGGCCCGCTGCGCCTGCACCGCCCGCTGATCCGGACCACCCGAGCGCAGACCCTCGCCATCAGCAGCACCCTCATGGCCGGCCTGTCCCTGCTGATGGGCACGCTGGTCATGGCGGGCGCGGTCGGCCTCATGGGCATGGACGCCTCCCACCTGCCCCTGCTGTGGCTGTACTCGGTGTGCGCCATCGCGGTCTCCGGGATCGGTGCGCTCACCCTGCTCGCCGTGTTCGGTACGCCCGGCATGCTGGTGGTCACGCTGGTCTTCATCGGGATGGCGGTGCCGACGGCGGGCGCCACCACGCCGATTCAGGCACTGCCCGGCTTCTACCGCTTCCTGGCGGAGTTCGAGCCGCTGCGGCAGATCACCGGCGGCATCCGCTCGATCCTCTACTACGACGCCCAGGCCGACGCCGGCCTGACCCGGGGCTGGATCATGATGGCCGTCGGCCTCGCGGCAGCCGTCCTCTTCGGCTTCGGCATGACCAGCTGGTACGACCACAAGGGGCTGCACCGCATCCCCGCCGAGACGGAGCCCGAGAAGACCGCCGCCCCGGCGTAGCGGAAGGCGGCTCACCCAAGAGAGGCGCGTGCACCAGCAGGGCTCGGCGGCGGTCTCTCCCCCAAGGCTGTCGCCGAGCCTCCGAGGGGCCTTCAGACGTCCGCCTGGCGGCGGGCGTCTCCCCGGCACCGCATGGAAACCGATCGGTTTCTATTTCGTCCGATTCGAGTTAACCTCGCGGTATGACTACCGAAGTGAAGCAAAGCCCCCGGGAGCGGCTGCTGGAGGCAGCAGCCACGCTCACCTACCGCGACGGCGTCGGTATCGGCGTCGAGGCGCTGTGCAAGGCGGCGGGGGTGTCGAAGCGCTCCATGTACCAGCTGTTCGAGAGCAAGGATGAACTGCTGGCGGCGAGCCTGAAGGAGCGTGCCGCTGCCTTCGTGGCGAGCCTCCTGCCCCCGGCGGATGATGGCCGTTCCCCCCGCGAGCGGATCCTGTACGTCTTCGAGCGGGTGGAGTCGCAGGCGGGTGCGCCCGACTTCCAAGGCTGTCGGTACCTGGCTGTGCAGATCGAGCTCAAGGATCAGGCCCACCCCGCGAGCCGGGTGGCCCACCAGATCAAAGCGAACCTGACGGCCTTTTTCCGTTCCGAGGCCGAACGGGGTGGGGCGAGTAACCCCGACCTGCTGGCCCGGCAGCTCATCCTGGTCTTCGACGGCGCCAGCGCCCGCGCGGGGATCGGCGCCGACAATCTGACCGGGCTCGTCGCGCCCACTGTGACCACCCTGCTCGATGCGGCAGACATGCACTGATCCACCCCGTCTTCGAGCGGGATCGGCGACCGAAGCGCTCTTTCGGGTTGATGCCCGTCTCCGGCAGCCGGAGCAGCGCCTATGGCCTCACGCCCCTGTTTGCCGGCAATCGGAGGGGAGCCCGATGGCCGTCAGAGTGTTGCCGAGCATGCCGCAAGCAAAGAAACTTGCGCTCTCGTGGACATCGGCACCCAGCGACAGGTGCACGGTTTCCCACAGTCTCATCCAGCCGGCCCGGACGAGCTCGCCCGTCTGGTCATCGTCCTTTGCCTCAGCGGCCGCGACGACGGCGTATCCCTGCATCTGCATCAGGAGCGTTTCGGGGAGTGCCGAGATCAGCTGCGCGTACGCGTCCTCCATGGCGCCCAGGGCCTGCTCGCTGCCCTCCACCCCGTCGGTCGGCCGCTCGAAAGCCAGGCGGGTGTCTTCCATGCTCCGCACCGCAGCGGCGACGAAGATCGCCTTCTTGTCCGGGAGCAGCCCGAAGAGGTACGGCTGGCAGACAGGAGCCCGGCTCATGGCGGTCGGCCGCCACAAACGGCGCTCCGACCCACCTTGGGCGAGACGCCGCAGCCGCCGCGCGGCCCGATCGGCCTCGGCATCCAGACGGCGCCACTCCTCACGTCCCCCCGCTGACCTCCGTCTGACGCCCAGCCAGGC
Coding sequences within it:
- a CDS encoding PDR/VanB family oxidoreductase — encoded protein: MDTSTPVTRPPDLYGRPRSDSFMRKLAAFSDNAVTRLARRSTPPRRPPTTEMPVIRELVVATKHQEAEDVVSLRLAAPEGSILPPWQPGAHIELHLPSGRKRQYSLCGDPGDRYRYRIAVRRIANGKGGSAEVHDALADGMRVAVTGPRNAFPFAAEASVLLIAGGIGITPILPMAREAARRGLDWRLVHGGRSRGSMPFAAELAELAAAAPGRVSIRPDDESGVPEAADLLSLSPAAGAVYCCGPAPMIDGVRRAFGGSRASALHFERFAPAPITDGRPFELQLGDTGRVLPVPYDRSALDVLHEALPDLPFSCRQGFCGTCRIRVAQGQVDHRDRRLSATERAAGAMLPCVSRAPEGERLVLEV
- a CDS encoding metal-dependent hydrolase; this translates as MFRAAHAHRERPSEPIDHHDLVLQPRDVTFDWGTTPLHWLPGEPFATHTFDVLHLMLPELERWFVRTFEQALPLITDDRLREDVRGFIGQEAMHAEAHQEVLEHLLAKGLDPAPYTLQSEWIFRRVLGDRPDLTPAAAHAHLLQRLALIAAFEHFTAYMGHWILDNGHLDRVGADPAMLDLFRWHGAEEVEHRSVAFDLLVHLDPRYRRRVVGMLVTAPVLTRLWIRGVRFLMSADPELDDRVKVRLRDYLTAARKDLLPPPVSFARSVLRYFRPGYHPTQEGSTQQAVAYLAASPAARAAAQ
- a CDS encoding alpha/beta fold hydrolase, with protein sequence MTGPAALRIAADGGELAAYQWGVSTAPAVVLVHGYPDTSAVWRPVAERLADRFHVTAFDVRGAGASHRPRGLRAYRMSRLEADLEAVLDAVSPDRPVHLVGHDWGSIHSWESVTGTRLAGRIASFTSISGPCLDHVGHLIRARLRPRHPDLPKMLRQAARSWYIAYFHLPLLPALTWRALGHRWRAFLTGSQGVPGHTPYPAPTLARDAMSGTALYRANMVPRLLRPRDRPTTVPVQLIIPTRDFCVTPVLSYGVEHWTRRIQRRPIDAGHWVQLSHPEEVASRIAEFAHRVEEGSHRNTDHTAHPI
- a CDS encoding SDR family oxidoreductase, giving the protein MAAPPKDPYTFSRRDRDRLPRTQPLTGRVIAVTGAGRGIGRAVAARLAAAGAAVAIGDLDAELAMETAGAIGARSGGRLLGLSLDVTDTHSFEDFLRTVETRLGPIDVLINNAGIMWVGPFEEEPEDAALRQFDVNVHGVLRGMKLVIPRMRKRGRGHVVNIASAASKVAPAGEATYAATKHAVHGYSTAVRAELRGTGVHVSLVMPGVVDTDLAVGTATGPTRRLTTDQVADAVLDVVLRPRFEVFIPRQVAALTRLAAVLPGRARDALHHLLVPDQLAALSDRSVRAAYEQRTRTARLPEG
- a CDS encoding TetR/AcrR family transcriptional regulator; this translates as MTGAQTAGRRYGGRDATQRQQERRTRLIQSGLDLFGTAGYASVSVKQVCSHAGLTERYFYESFRDREDLLAGVYNELITTISAETAQAAAAAAPDVDAQLRAGLEVFIRTLAGDARKARLVLIEVVGASPRLEVRRREVLHEFAAMVGAVVGPLPGPETSSNRLTMTAMSLVGGVNELLVDWTLGHQNATVEELIDLCHTLYIAAYRAISDQP
- a CDS encoding oxidoreductase, with the protein product MTANRPVALVTGASSGIGKETALALVAAGFEVAGTGRDTSRVTPLQGVTFLDLDVVSDKSVTTVVQQVIDRFGRIDVLVNNAGIGSIGAAEETSLAQAQSVFDINVFGVMRMVKEVLPHMRAQGRGRIINLSSVQGFIPAPYMAVYGASKHAIEGYSQSLDHEVRKYGVRSLLVEPAYTNTGFEANSAKPDTPLQTYADQRHIFDRLMTEAIKDGDDPTVVAKAIVTAATDTKPKLRYAAGPMAGRARMLRFVPAWVLDKQIRTMNKLTG
- a CDS encoding nuclear transport factor 2 family protein: MSETLHPAAATVARWRSAEENGDVDAAVACLSRDVVLNSPLTEQFRFEGSDQLRDFLTSAFTAVKDVRYHTQTGEGDTYALVYRARVGSQWFEEVQLLRLDDEARIKEITLFGRPMPALTALMTTLGPELARQQGRRGLAALMRASTIPIHAMVTFGDRSMVAKTQPAAR
- a CDS encoding L-dopachrome tautomerase-related protein translates to MAYPDAEVNLQDASDLAGHFQSVQSVVVDPADRLWILDTGSPGFAGSSYGGPKLVAVDLRTDRIVRKILFPPEVVPANSYPNDVRFDLRRGAEGMAFITDSGGSNGIIVVDLATGRSWRRLTGHPSALPDAQFLPVIEGEPFMVRPAGGEPTYYETGSDGIALSADGTRLYYCPLSSRRLHSVSTDALADPDATDAEVAATVEDLGFKPMADGLESDDKGRLYGGDLEHNAIWRRSPNGTYRTLAQGRDLLWVDTLSVASDRHLYAIANQLNRLSPFHEGKDLRRKPYLLVRLPIDAGPVRLM
- a CDS encoding DUF3533 domain-containing protein, which translates into the protein MSGIPPFRVLRAKPLWIANGVITGVLALLFTVFYVGANIDPVDHMKNLPVGLVNADKGAAVGGKQVNLGAQISESITKSTVSGDKIDWKVMDEKEMKEELGKGKLFGALVVPADFTSATTALTGTATAGAPTRPTLTVLTDQSAGSVGSSLARTATTQAAENASLQVGKELTSQGRTGQAKLPAAARLLLADPAAITVKDGHPLDSHSGLGLTAFYYALVLVVCGMLSANVISGQVDHALGYTHNDMGPLRLHRPLIRTTRAQTLAISSTLMAGLSLLMGTLVMAGAVGLMGMDASHLPLLWLYSVCAIAVSGIGALTLLAVFGTPGMLVVTLVFIGMAVPTAGATTPIQALPGFYRFLAEFEPLRQITGGIRSILYYDAQADAGLTRGWIMMAVGLAAAVLFGFGMTSWYDHKGLHRIPAETEPEKTAAPA